A single genomic interval of Streptomyces sp. NBC_00663 harbors:
- a CDS encoding sensor histidine kinase has product MRVLRSTTGRLRPRSVRAKIVSLLMLPIVSLMALWGFAAVTTASSIGDTERAKDVNVELLTPVSEFVTALQAERVAVMGRGALPAGVRKATDKAAAALLDGINASSSDAALLDASLPQRIETLKGEAGGIARVRTEVSAKGARSTKAYTLYSAIVEDAFSVAGGLTGDQSTDAASDARVVLELARAREALAREQALLGAAEAAGTLTRQQYTEFVGAVATQRQLLRPAVADLKPEHQAAYEEILDGDAYAGLQAVENRVQSAGPGASAVAAGLLSGWDADVTGTLKELTAAETGAGTGATAQADPFGWDTLGASGVAVVLGLVGVLLSLLVSVLVGRGLIVELLDLRNDALEVAGRRLPQAMRKLHAGQGVDIDAEAPMRRLVGDELAQVGTALTAVQRAALKAASERAELLSGISGVYVSLARRSQVLLHRQLDLLDGMQRRRQDPQELQDLYRVDYLATRMRRHSESLLILSGIAPGRGWRDPIPLADVLRAAVAEIENAPRVQIWAVPKVSVVGGSVADVIHLLAELVENATAFSPPSTKVQLRAARMRDGVLIEVEDSGFGMNEQAFTDANRKIQSEKVDLLDAKQIGLFVVNRLRERQGLRVELRPSPNGGVTAAVFIPEALTRDDMPVGERAVGGRGLAPAAALIQRQGFPQQGFGGAGA; this is encoded by the coding sequence ATGCGCGTTCTCCGTAGTACCACCGGCCGGCTCCGGCCCAGATCCGTCCGCGCCAAGATCGTCTCCCTGCTCATGCTGCCCATCGTGTCGCTCATGGCGCTGTGGGGCTTCGCCGCCGTGACGACGGCTTCCAGCATCGGGGACACCGAGCGGGCCAAGGACGTCAACGTCGAACTGCTCACGCCTGTCAGTGAGTTCGTCACCGCCTTGCAGGCCGAGCGGGTCGCGGTCATGGGGCGCGGGGCCCTGCCCGCCGGTGTGCGCAAGGCCACCGACAAGGCCGCCGCCGCGCTCCTCGACGGCATCAACGCCTCCAGCTCCGACGCCGCGCTGCTCGACGCGAGCCTGCCGCAGCGGATCGAGACGCTGAAGGGCGAGGCCGGGGGGATCGCGCGGGTGCGTACCGAGGTGTCCGCCAAGGGGGCCAGGTCCACGAAGGCGTACACGCTGTACTCCGCGATCGTCGAGGACGCCTTCTCCGTCGCGGGCGGCCTCACCGGGGACCAGAGCACCGACGCCGCGTCCGACGCGCGCGTGGTGCTCGAACTCGCCCGCGCGCGCGAGGCGCTGGCCCGGGAACAGGCGCTGCTCGGGGCGGCGGAGGCGGCCGGGACGCTGACCCGGCAGCAGTACACCGAGTTCGTCGGCGCGGTCGCCACCCAGCGCCAGCTGCTGCGGCCGGCGGTCGCCGACCTCAAGCCCGAGCACCAGGCGGCGTACGAGGAGATCCTGGACGGCGACGCGTACGCCGGGCTCCAGGCCGTGGAGAACCGGGTGCAGAGCGCCGGGCCGGGGGCCTCGGCCGTGGCGGCGGGGCTGCTCAGCGGCTGGGACGCGGACGTCACCGGGACGCTGAAGGAGCTGACGGCCGCCGAGACCGGTGCCGGTACGGGCGCCACCGCCCAGGCCGACCCGTTCGGCTGGGACACCCTCGGCGCCTCCGGTGTCGCCGTGGTGCTCGGTCTGGTCGGTGTGCTGCTGTCGCTGCTCGTCTCCGTGCTCGTCGGGCGCGGGCTCATCGTCGAACTGCTCGACCTGCGCAACGACGCCCTGGAGGTGGCCGGCCGCCGACTGCCGCAGGCCATGCGGAAGCTGCACGCCGGTCAGGGCGTCGACATCGACGCCGAGGCCCCCATGCGCCGCCTCGTCGGTGACGAACTCGCCCAGGTGGGCACCGCGTTGACCGCCGTGCAGCGGGCCGCGCTCAAGGCGGCCTCCGAGCGCGCCGAACTCCTCAGCGGCATCTCCGGCGTGTACGTCAGCCTCGCCCGCCGCAGCCAGGTCCTGCTCCACCGCCAACTGGACCTGCTCGACGGCATGCAGCGCCGCCGGCAGGACCCCCAGGAGCTCCAGGACCTGTACCGCGTCGACTACCTGGCGACCCGGATGCGCCGCCACTCCGAGTCCCTGCTGATCCTGTCCGGCATCGCCCCCGGCCGTGGCTGGCGGGACCCGATCCCGCTGGCGGACGTGCTGCGCGCGGCCGTCGCCGAGATCGAGAACGCGCCCCGCGTGCAGATCTGGGCCGTGCCGAAGGTGTCCGTGGTCGGCGGCTCGGTCGCCGACGTCATCCACCTCCTCGCCGAACTCGTCGAGAACGCCACCGCGTTCTCACCGCCCAGCACCAAGGTGCAGCTGCGCGCCGCCCGGATGCGCGACGGCGTGCTCATCGAGGTCGAGGACAGCGGCTTCGGCATGAACGAGCAGGCCTTCACCGACGCCAACCGCAAGATCCAGTCCGAGAAGGTCGACCTCCTCGACGCCAAGCAGATCGGCCTGTTCGTGGTCAACCGGCTGCGCGAGCGGCAGGGGCTGCGGGTGGAGCTGCGTCCCTCGCCGAACGGCGGTGTCACGGCCGCGGTGTTCATCCCCGAGGCGCTCACGCGCGACGACATGCCGGTCGGCGAACGCGCTGTCGGCGGACGCGGGCTCGCCCCGGCGGCGGCGCTGATCCAGCGGCAGGGCTTCCCGCAGCAGGGGTTCGGTGGGGCGGGCGCCTGA
- a CDS encoding peptidoglycan recognition protein family protein → MTVLEGTSVSQPPTHRRKRSLSRRGVIGAAGAVATGAALTPVVFAAADSDSDSATTDAGTTPEKFPATRSDASTGAGTATTAFAASYVGVRWNGPAASLRLPDGDWQTLNGGCATVEDGGTALVSTAPVTSYDLKAADGTTDVRSLAIDTTGGPKRTVKVPSEPTRVRGVRYLSRPAWGADESKRYKDGVVNSPEKYYALQAITVHHTDTPNGDADPAATVRAIYEYHAVTLDWGDIGYHFLIDEAGVVYEGRYSGDDGVPAFDPDGNVVTAFHTAGYNSGNLGIALLGTLTEQGPTDAAKASLTRLIKVIARFKGLDPQAKITYTNPVNGVTKDATTVSGHRDWLQTDCPGQTMYDLLDEVRAAAGR, encoded by the coding sequence GTGACCGTCCTGGAAGGCACCTCCGTGTCCCAACCCCCCACCCACCGCAGGAAGCGGTCCCTGTCACGCCGTGGCGTGATCGGGGCCGCCGGAGCCGTCGCCACCGGGGCCGCCCTGACCCCGGTGGTCTTCGCGGCGGCCGACAGCGACTCCGACTCCGCTACCACCGACGCCGGTACGACCCCCGAGAAGTTCCCGGCCACCCGCTCCGACGCGAGCACCGGCGCCGGTACGGCCACCACCGCCTTCGCCGCCTCCTATGTCGGCGTCCGCTGGAACGGCCCCGCCGCCTCCCTCCGCCTCCCCGACGGCGACTGGCAGACGCTGAACGGCGGTTGCGCGACCGTCGAGGACGGCGGGACCGCCCTGGTCTCGACGGCGCCCGTCACGTCGTACGACCTCAAGGCCGCGGACGGCACCACCGACGTGCGCTCGCTCGCCATCGACACCACCGGCGGCCCGAAGCGCACCGTGAAGGTGCCGTCCGAACCCACGCGCGTGCGCGGCGTGCGGTATCTGTCGCGTCCGGCGTGGGGTGCGGACGAGTCGAAGCGGTACAAGGACGGCGTGGTCAACTCGCCCGAGAAGTACTACGCGTTGCAGGCGATCACCGTCCACCACACGGACACCCCGAACGGCGACGCCGACCCCGCGGCGACCGTCCGGGCGATCTACGAGTACCACGCGGTCACCCTCGACTGGGGCGACATCGGCTACCACTTCCTGATCGACGAGGCCGGTGTCGTCTACGAGGGCCGCTACTCCGGCGACGACGGCGTCCCCGCCTTCGACCCGGACGGCAATGTCGTCACCGCCTTCCACACCGCCGGTTACAACTCCGGCAACCTCGGCATCGCGCTGCTCGGCACCCTCACCGAGCAGGGCCCGACGGACGCGGCGAAGGCCTCGCTGACCCGGCTGATCAAGGTCATCGCCCGCTTCAAGGGCCTCGACCCGCAGGCGAAGATCACGTACACCAACCCGGTCAACGGCGTCACCAAGGACGCGACCACCGTCAGCGGCCACCGCGACTGGCTCCAGACCGACTGCCCCGGACAGACGATGTACGACCTCCTTGACGAGGTCAGGGCAGCCGCAGGACGCTGA
- a CDS encoding ABC-F family ATP-binding cassette domain-containing protein, with translation MAVNLVNVENVSKVYGTRALLDGVSLGVSEGDRIGVVGRNGDGKTTLIRMLAKLEEADTGRVTHSGGLRSGVLTQHDSLDSTATVRHEVIRDMADHEWAGNAKIRDVLTGLFGGLDLPGFPQGLDTVIGPLSGGERRRIALAKLLIEEQDLIVLDEPTNHLDVEGISWLAQHLRERRSALVCVTHDRWFLDQVCTRMWDVQKGDVYEYEGGYSDYVFARAERERIAATEETKRQNLVRKELAWLRRGAPARTSKPRFRVEAANELIKDVPPPRDTSELMKFASSRLGKTVFDLEDVTVQAGPKVLLKHITWQLGPGDRVGLVGVNGAGKTSLLRAMAQAARTEGETQPAGGRVVVGKTVKLAYLSQEVAELNPGLRVLEAVQQVRDRVDLGKGREMTAGQLCETFGFSKEKQWTPVGDLSGGERRRLQLLRLLMDEPNVLFLDEPTNDLDIETLTQLEDLLDGWPGSMIVISHDRFFVERTTDRVFALLGDATLRMLPRGIDEYIERRHKMEQAAAASAPVVQKAVPEKSAADQRAAKKELQKIERQLDKLSEKETKLHARIAENATDFAKVAELDAELRDLAGERDELELRWLELAEDA, from the coding sequence ATGGCCGTCAACCTGGTCAATGTCGAGAACGTCAGCAAGGTGTACGGCACCCGTGCGCTGCTGGACGGTGTCTCGCTCGGCGTCTCCGAGGGCGATCGGATCGGTGTCGTGGGCCGCAACGGCGACGGCAAGACCACCCTGATCCGCATGCTGGCCAAGCTGGAGGAGGCCGACACCGGCCGGGTCACCCACTCCGGCGGACTGCGCAGCGGCGTCCTCACCCAGCACGACTCCCTCGACTCGACGGCGACCGTCCGGCACGAGGTCATCCGTGACATGGCCGACCACGAGTGGGCCGGCAACGCCAAGATCCGGGACGTGCTCACGGGCCTGTTCGGCGGGCTCGACCTGCCCGGCTTCCCGCAGGGACTCGACACCGTCATCGGCCCGCTCTCCGGCGGTGAGCGGCGCCGGATCGCGCTCGCCAAGCTGCTCATCGAGGAACAGGACCTGATCGTCCTCGACGAGCCGACCAACCACCTCGACGTCGAGGGCATCTCCTGGCTCGCCCAGCATCTGCGCGAGCGCCGCTCCGCGCTCGTCTGCGTCACCCACGACCGCTGGTTCCTCGACCAGGTCTGCACCCGCATGTGGGACGTGCAGAAGGGCGACGTCTACGAGTACGAGGGCGGCTACTCCGACTACGTCTTCGCGCGCGCCGAGCGCGAGCGCATCGCGGCGACGGAGGAGACCAAGCGGCAGAACCTGGTCCGCAAGGAGCTGGCCTGGCTGCGCCGCGGCGCCCCCGCCCGTACGTCGAAGCCGCGCTTCCGGGTCGAGGCCGCCAACGAGCTGATCAAGGACGTGCCGCCGCCGCGCGACACCAGCGAGCTGATGAAGTTCGCCTCCTCGCGGCTCGGCAAGACGGTCTTCGACCTGGAGGACGTGACCGTCCAGGCCGGCCCCAAGGTGCTGCTCAAGCACATCACCTGGCAGCTCGGCCCGGGTGACCGCGTCGGCCTCGTCGGGGTCAACGGCGCCGGCAAGACCTCGCTGCTGCGGGCCATGGCCCAGGCCGCCCGCACCGAGGGCGAGACCCAGCCGGCCGGCGGCCGGGTCGTCGTCGGCAAGACGGTCAAGCTGGCCTACCTCTCCCAGGAGGTCGCCGAGCTCAACCCCGGCCTGCGGGTCCTGGAGGCCGTCCAGCAGGTGCGCGACCGCGTCGACCTCGGCAAGGGCCGCGAGATGACCGCCGGGCAGCTGTGCGAGACGTTCGGCTTCTCCAAGGAGAAGCAGTGGACGCCGGTCGGGGACCTGTCGGGTGGTGAGCGCCGCCGCCTCCAGCTGCTGCGTCTGCTGATGGACGAGCCCAACGTCCTCTTCCTCGACGAGCCGACCAACGACCTCGACATCGAGACCCTGACCCAGCTGGAGGACCTCCTCGACGGCTGGCCCGGCTCGATGATCGTCATCTCCCACGACCGGTTCTTCGTCGAGCGCACGACCGACCGTGTCTTCGCGCTCCTCGGCGACGCCACCCTGCGGATGCTGCCGCGCGGTATCGACGAGTACATCGAGCGCCGCCACAAGATGGAGCAGGCCGCGGCGGCCTCGGCGCCGGTCGTGCAGAAGGCCGTCCCCGAGAAGAGCGCCGCCGACCAGCGGGCCGCCAAGAAGGAACTCCAGAAGATCGAGCGGCAGCTCGACAAGCTCTCCGAGAAGGAGACCAAGCTGCACGCCCGAATCGCCGAGAACGCGACAGACTTCGCGAAGGTGGCCGAACTCGACGCCGAGCTGCGCGACTTGGCCGGCGAGCGGGACGAACTGGAGCTGCGCTGGCTGGAACTCGCCGAGGACGCGTGA
- a CDS encoding outer membrane protein assembly factor BamB family protein has product MTQPPGFGAPQDPPPQGGFGAPPPPAGPPQTPPPPQGPPQPGYGYPQKVDQPGPYGQPPQQPGPYAQPQQPGPYAQPGPYNQPQQPGPYGQPGYGYPPQPQYPGGPGTPPPPGSRNPFKGKPALVIAAAVAGLLVVGGTVWAVSGGDDDPKKPVAEESGSAKPSASDDPVNPGDGDGGGGKDQEDLNEGRQAGESKVLWYKTAPDAPGSGADAPGMWITDKTAVKAAYKQLFGYQVSDGTPAWDPITFDQKICSVTPQKTAANKIVVAYMSGSSDRAECNKLQEVDLDTGAKGWTGEVADGELFDSTLQIELTITGRTLMVGRSMSGTALDVTTGKKLFDKKKYGDACFPSAFAGGSKLIAVSSCDASGANEHDEVQELDPTTGKVKWTQKFDKGWRVARAYSIDPLVIYSTNEDKNAWNISTFTSGGKFRSQVGFDEDFDPACDWAIFARDLTGCTGTAADADTLYLPTKATTGANEIVAINLSTGKEKWRVKSPADESMLPLKIENGKLIAYVAPSYDAGGQVVSIATTGSEHKPAKLLQNPASAADVEDGFYSKAVDWVGGRFYLSTTRLNGDDDAQEKLMLAYGK; this is encoded by the coding sequence ATGACCCAGCCGCCCGGTTTTGGAGCACCGCAGGACCCGCCGCCGCAGGGCGGTTTCGGCGCGCCGCCGCCTCCCGCGGGACCGCCGCAGACGCCGCCGCCTCCGCAGGGGCCGCCGCAGCCCGGTTACGGCTATCCCCAGAAGGTCGACCAGCCCGGCCCGTACGGCCAGCCGCCGCAGCAGCCCGGTCCCTACGCTCAGCCGCAGCAGCCCGGCCCTTACGCCCAGCCCGGCCCCTACAACCAGCCGCAGCAGCCGGGTCCGTACGGCCAGCCCGGTTACGGCTACCCGCCCCAGCCGCAGTACCCCGGTGGCCCCGGCACCCCGCCCCCGCCCGGCTCGCGCAACCCCTTCAAGGGCAAGCCGGCCCTCGTCATCGCGGCGGCGGTCGCCGGACTCCTCGTCGTCGGCGGCACGGTGTGGGCGGTCAGCGGCGGGGACGACGACCCGAAGAAGCCGGTGGCCGAGGAGAGCGGCAGCGCCAAGCCCTCCGCGTCCGACGACCCGGTCAACCCCGGTGACGGCGACGGTGGCGGCGGCAAGGACCAGGAGGACCTCAACGAGGGCCGCCAGGCGGGCGAGTCGAAGGTGCTCTGGTACAAGACCGCGCCGGACGCTCCCGGTTCGGGGGCCGACGCCCCCGGCATGTGGATCACCGACAAGACCGCGGTGAAGGCGGCGTACAAGCAGCTCTTCGGCTACCAGGTCAGTGACGGCACCCCCGCCTGGGACCCGATCACCTTCGACCAGAAGATCTGCTCGGTCACCCCGCAGAAGACCGCCGCCAACAAGATCGTCGTCGCCTACATGAGCGGCAGCAGCGACCGCGCGGAGTGCAACAAGCTCCAGGAGGTCGACCTCGACACCGGCGCCAAGGGCTGGACCGGGGAGGTCGCCGACGGCGAACTGTTCGACTCCACGCTCCAGATCGAGCTGACCATCACCGGCAGGACGCTGATGGTGGGCCGCTCGATGTCCGGCACCGCCCTCGACGTCACGACCGGCAAGAAGCTGTTCGACAAGAAGAAGTACGGCGACGCCTGCTTCCCGAGCGCGTTCGCCGGCGGCTCCAAGCTGATCGCCGTCTCCTCCTGCGACGCCTCCGGGGCGAACGAGCACGACGAGGTGCAGGAGCTGGACCCGACGACCGGCAAGGTCAAGTGGACCCAGAAGTTCGACAAGGGCTGGCGGGTCGCGCGCGCCTACTCCATCGACCCGCTCGTCATCTACAGCACCAACGAGGACAAGAACGCCTGGAACATCTCCACGTTCACCTCGGGCGGCAAGTTCCGCTCCCAGGTCGGCTTCGACGAGGACTTCGATCCCGCCTGCGACTGGGCGATCTTCGCCCGTGACCTGACGGGCTGCACCGGCACGGCCGCCGACGCCGACACGCTCTACCTGCCGACCAAGGCGACGACGGGCGCGAACGAGATCGTGGCGATCAACCTCTCCACCGGCAAGGAGAAGTGGCGCGTGAAGTCCCCGGCGGACGAGTCGATGCTGCCGCTGAAGATCGAGAACGGCAAGCTCATCGCGTACGTCGCACCGTCGTACGACGCGGGCGGCCAGGTGGTGTCCATCGCGACGACCGGCTCGGAACACAAGCCGGCGAAGCTGCTCCAGAACCCGGCGTCCGCCGCCGACGTCGAGGACGGCTTCTACTCCAAGGCCGTCGACTGGGTCGGCGGACGCTTCTATCTCTCGACCACCCGGCTGAACGGCGACGACGACGCGCAGGAGAAGTTGATGCTCGCCTACGGCAAGTAG
- a CDS encoding outer membrane protein assembly factor BamB family protein — MTQPPPPPNQPPPGGGFGPPQDQPPQPQPGYGYPQAPQTPPPPLPQGPPTPPAGPGYGYPQQPQPQQPYGQPPTPAPNPYGQPQPDTYGQQPGGYGQPQPNPYGQQPGYGYQQPTVPMQPQAAQPAGGRKLNSQLTIIIAAVVAIALIVGGGLWYAGSSGDDGKKDTAGSGGATGGGDEKGGTGGTSSKGDEKVPANTAASVLFQVPQPEVKVDTTYTVNGSWLTDTVYAKSGIAEIVGYDPDKGTEKWTIKLPGPVCQASRQMTDKHLTAIAYEPAMPTKEEPTAGCSQVAAIDLDAGTKLWTKTAKAGDRLIPWDNVTVSANTVATGSTSGGAAWDITTGKSLWSPKPTDSCYDAGYGGGAKLVAVRKCGDYDARQLHIQTIDPASGKVISEYKMSQGIEYASIVSTDPLVVAAEVGEDAGASGISDVFSIDNRTGKLRTRIALPGDEYAARCDGIYRPEYCFQIAVGNDRVYVPTEEHQGTGSDYSRTNEIIAFDLATGKQTGQRADAGDGYTISPLRMDGGNLIAYKRPPYDKGGQIVSIDGGTFKETKLLENPATEAVRDVETSMLPDSSELIYHDGRLFMSEVYASDFGSSSGEKEYLAIAFGAK; from the coding sequence ATGACCCAGCCGCCGCCCCCGCCGAACCAGCCCCCGCCCGGGGGAGGCTTCGGCCCGCCCCAGGACCAGCCCCCGCAGCCACAGCCCGGCTACGGATACCCGCAGGCTCCGCAGACGCCGCCGCCCCCGCTCCCGCAGGGCCCGCCGACGCCCCCGGCCGGTCCGGGCTACGGCTACCCGCAACAGCCCCAGCCGCAACAGCCGTACGGCCAGCCGCCCACCCCGGCGCCGAACCCGTACGGACAGCCGCAGCCCGACACCTACGGGCAGCAGCCCGGCGGCTACGGCCAGCCGCAGCCGAACCCCTATGGCCAGCAGCCCGGTTACGGCTACCAGCAGCCCACCGTGCCGATGCAGCCGCAGGCCGCGCAGCCGGCCGGCGGACGGAAGCTCAACTCGCAGCTGACGATCATCATCGCGGCGGTCGTCGCGATCGCGCTGATCGTCGGCGGCGGCCTCTGGTACGCGGGCTCCTCCGGTGACGACGGCAAGAAGGACACCGCGGGCAGCGGCGGCGCCACCGGCGGCGGCGACGAGAAGGGCGGCACCGGCGGCACCAGCAGCAAGGGTGACGAGAAGGTCCCGGCGAACACCGCCGCCTCCGTCCTCTTCCAGGTCCCGCAGCCCGAGGTCAAGGTCGACACCACCTACACCGTCAACGGCTCCTGGCTGACCGACACCGTGTACGCCAAGAGCGGCATCGCCGAGATCGTCGGCTACGACCCCGACAAGGGCACCGAGAAGTGGACGATCAAGTTGCCCGGCCCGGTGTGCCAGGCCAGCCGTCAGATGACCGACAAGCATCTGACGGCCATCGCCTACGAGCCCGCGATGCCGACCAAGGAGGAACCGACGGCCGGATGCAGCCAGGTCGCGGCGATCGACCTGGACGCGGGCACGAAGCTGTGGACGAAGACCGCCAAGGCCGGTGACCGGCTGATCCCCTGGGACAACGTCACCGTCAGCGCGAACACCGTCGCCACCGGCTCCACCAGCGGCGGCGCCGCCTGGGACATCACCACCGGCAAGTCCCTGTGGAGCCCGAAGCCGACCGACAGCTGCTACGACGCGGGTTACGGCGGCGGCGCGAAGCTGGTCGCGGTCCGCAAGTGCGGTGACTACGACGCGCGCCAGCTGCACATCCAGACCATCGACCCGGCGTCCGGCAAGGTGATCTCCGAGTACAAGATGTCGCAGGGCATCGAGTACGCGAGCATCGTCTCCACCGACCCGCTGGTCGTCGCCGCCGAGGTCGGGGAGGACGCGGGTGCCAGCGGCATCTCCGACGTCTTCTCCATCGACAACAGGACCGGCAAGCTGCGCACCCGTATCGCCCTCCCGGGCGACGAGTACGCGGCCCGTTGCGACGGCATCTACCGGCCCGAGTACTGCTTCCAGATCGCCGTCGGCAACGACCGGGTGTACGTGCCGACGGAGGAGCACCAGGGGACCGGCAGCGACTACAGCCGGACCAACGAGATCATCGCCTTCGACCTGGCCACGGGGAAGCAGACCGGCCAGCGCGCGGACGCCGGCGACGGCTACACGATCAGCCCGCTGCGCATGGACGGCGGCAACCTGATCGCGTACAAGCGTCCCCCGTACGACAAGGGCGGCCAGATCGTCAGCATCGACGGCGGCACCTTCAAGGAGACCAAGCTCCTGGAGAACCCGGCGACGGAGGCGGTGCGCGACGTGGAGACGAGCATGCTCCCCGACTCCTCCGAGCTGATCTACCACGACGGCCGGCTGTTCATGTCGGAGGTCTACGCGAGCGATTTCGGCAGCAGTTCGGGCGAGAAGGAGTATCTGGCGATCGCTTTCGGCGCGAAGTGA
- a CDS encoding helix-turn-helix transcriptional regulator produces MGVRLMVVDDHRLLAEALASALKLRGHRVLAAAAPAAGAAELVITRAPEVCLLGTATPAEPGIFDPVVKIKRDRPQVAVLVLGPVPNPRGIAAAFAAGASGYVRHDERIEGVERAIMKARAGEAAVAPQLLQGAFSELLNPAAQPDDEGQRLLQMLTPREVEVLVRVADGEDTRLIAAGMGIAPSTARTHVQRVLMKLGVGSRLEAAALAARTGLLERAGPVPHGLPEPGAGPE; encoded by the coding sequence ATGGGAGTGCGGCTCATGGTGGTCGACGACCACCGACTGCTGGCCGAGGCGTTGGCCTCGGCGTTGAAACTGCGGGGCCATCGGGTCCTCGCCGCGGCGGCACCGGCCGCGGGGGCGGCGGAGCTGGTGATCACCCGGGCGCCGGAGGTGTGCCTGCTGGGCACGGCGACCCCGGCCGAGCCGGGCATCTTCGACCCGGTGGTCAAGATCAAGCGGGACCGTCCGCAGGTGGCGGTGCTGGTCCTCGGCCCGGTGCCGAACCCGCGCGGGATAGCCGCGGCCTTCGCCGCGGGCGCCTCGGGCTATGTACGGCACGACGAGCGCATCGAGGGTGTCGAGCGGGCGATCATGAAGGCGCGGGCGGGCGAGGCGGCGGTGGCACCTCAGCTGCTTCAGGGCGCCTTCAGTGAACTGCTCAACCCCGCCGCCCAGCCCGACGACGAGGGCCAGCGCCTGCTCCAGATGCTGACGCCGAGGGAGGTCGAGGTCCTGGTCCGCGTCGCCGACGGCGAGGACACCCGCCTGATCGCGGCCGGCATGGGCATCGCCCCGTCCACGGCCCGTACCCATGTGCAGCGGGTGCTGATGAAGCTGGGGGTGGGCTCGCGGCTGGAGGCGGCGGCATTGGCGGCGCGCACGGGGCTGCTGGAACGTGCGGGACCGGTGCCGCACGGGCTGCCGGAACCGGGGGCGGGGCCGGAATGA
- a CDS encoding sodium:solute symporter family protein, with protein sequence MQTPTEVTNLAAELRLPTNWLDYTILAIYFVVVLGIGFAARRSVKTSLDFFLSGRSLPAWITGLAFISANLAATEILGMAANSAQYGAYTVHWYWIGAIPAMVFLGLVMMPFYYGSKVRSVPEMLLLRFDKWAHLLSSALFAFAAILIAGVNLYALAIVVEALLGWPQWVAIVVAGAFVLAYITLGGLSSAIYNEVLQFFVILAALIPIVVLGLKKVGGWDGLTDKLTAEHGANFTTAWGGTGIGSDNPLGANWLTIVLGLGFVLSFGYWTTNFAEVQRALSAKNLSAAQRTPLIAAFPKIFIVFLVMIPGLTAAALIPGFGTPDSGYQYNDAIPYLMEQLLPNGVLGIAVTGLLAAFMAGMAANVSSFNTVFTNDIWGRYVERGREDEYYVRFGRLITVIGVAASVGTAFLASSFSNIMSYLQTLFSFFNVPMFVVFIVGMFWKRASVKSGFWGLLAGTVAAMVNYFWIYKQGIIDIPSDQGANFVSAIVGFVAGAVVMFAVSMFTAPKPAEELQGLVYGTRSPGMTEAPAEGDDAWYRRPALLGWGAIVLAAACYIPFSF encoded by the coding sequence ATGCAAACCCCCACAGAGGTCACAAATCTGGCGGCCGAGCTGCGACTCCCCACGAACTGGCTCGACTACACGATCCTGGCGATCTACTTCGTCGTGGTCCTCGGCATCGGCTTCGCCGCCCGCAGATCGGTGAAGACCAGCCTCGACTTCTTCCTCTCCGGACGTTCACTGCCCGCCTGGATCACCGGCCTCGCCTTCATCTCGGCCAACCTCGCCGCCACCGAGATCCTGGGCATGGCCGCCAACAGCGCCCAGTACGGCGCGTACACCGTGCACTGGTACTGGATCGGCGCCATCCCGGCCATGGTCTTCCTGGGCCTGGTGATGATGCCCTTCTACTACGGCAGCAAGGTCCGCTCGGTCCCCGAGATGCTGCTGCTGCGCTTCGACAAATGGGCGCACCTGCTCAGCTCGGCCCTGTTCGCCTTCGCCGCGATCCTGATCGCCGGGGTGAACCTGTACGCCCTCGCGATCGTCGTCGAGGCGCTGCTGGGCTGGCCGCAGTGGGTGGCGATCGTGGTCGCGGGCGCGTTCGTGCTGGCGTACATCACCCTCGGCGGACTGTCGTCGGCGATCTACAACGAGGTGCTTCAGTTCTTCGTGATCCTCGCGGCCCTCATCCCCATCGTGGTCCTTGGCCTGAAGAAGGTCGGCGGCTGGGACGGCCTGACGGACAAGCTGACGGCGGAGCACGGCGCGAACTTCACGACGGCCTGGGGCGGTACCGGCATCGGCTCGGACAACCCGCTGGGCGCGAACTGGCTGACGATCGTGCTCGGCCTCGGTTTCGTCCTCTCCTTCGGCTACTGGACGACGAACTTCGCCGAGGTCCAGCGCGCCCTGTCGGCGAAGAACCTGAGCGCCGCCCAGCGCACGCCGCTGATCGCGGCGTTCCCGAAGATCTTCATCGTCTTCCTGGTGATGATCCCGGGCCTGACCGCCGCCGCTCTGATCCCCGGCTTCGGCACCCCCGACTCGGGCTACCAGTACAACGACGCCATCCCCTATCTCATGGAACAGCTGCTGCCGAACGGCGTGCTGGGCATCGCGGTGACGGGTCTGCTGGCCGCGTTCATGGCGGGCATGGCGGCGAACGTGTCGTCCTTCAACACGGTGTTCACCAACGACATCTGGGGTCGGTACGTGGAGCGCGGCCGTGAGGACGAGTACTACGTGCGCTTCGGCCGGCTGATCACGGTGATCGGTGTGGCGGCCTCGGTGGGCACGGCGTTCCTCGCCTCCTCCTTCTCCAACATCATGAGCTACCTCCAGACGCTGTTCTCCTTCTTCAACGTGCCGATGTTCGTGGTCTTCATCGTCGGCATGTTCTGGAAGCGGGCGTCGGTGAAGTCCGGCTTCTGGGGCCTGCTCGCCGGCACGGTCGCGGCGATGGTGAACTACTTCTGGATCTACAAGCAGGGCATCATCGACATCCCCTCCGACCAGGGCGCCAACTTCGTCTCCGCGATCGTCGGCTTCGTCGCGGGCGCGGTCGTGATGTTCGCGGTGTCGATGTTCACCGCGCCCAAGCCCGCCGAGGAGCTCCAGGGCCTGGTCTACGGCACCCGCTCCCCCGGTATGACCGAGGCCCCCGCCGAGGGCGACGACGCCTGGTACCGCAGGCCGGCCCTGCTGGGCTGGGGCGCGATCGTGCTGGCCGCCGCCTGCTACATCCCGTTCTCGTTCTGA